Genomic segment of Streptomyces sp. NBC_00490:
GGCTACGCGAACAGAATTCAGACGGTCGGATGAAAACCGCTGAAGAACGAGCGGAAAGCAGATCGAATAACGCTGGTCCCGTCAGCCGTCGACTACCGCGTCGCACAAGGATTCAGGGGCGTGGGGGCACTCGCGTGCCCGCACCGGGTGAGCGAGGGTGCGGATTCATCCGACGGGCACGCTCTCCCGGGCGAGGCGGCCGGTGACGCGGCCGGCCCGGCCCAGGAGTCTGGGCAGTTCACGGCCTCGTCCGAAGAAGTGGTGGCCGGGGACGGTACGCAGCCAGGTGGGCCCTTGGGTCCACTGCCGCCAGCCGTCGGCGATCGTGGGCGGCGCCAGCGGGTTCTCCCGCGACGCGACCACGAGTACGGGGGTGGTGAGCGGCCCCGCGGCCGAGGGCTTGCGGGCCGCCTCCTCCAGGGCCTGGGCGAGTTCCAGGTCGGCGCGGAGCACCGGCAGCATGGCCCGCAGCCAGATCCCTTCGTCGCTCTGCGCCGGCACGGCGCCCTTGCCGCCCAGGACATGCAGCAGTTCGGCGTCCGTCGCCCCACGGGCGTCCGGCAGTTCGGAGGGGGTGTCGGGTGGCGGGCAGGCGCCGACGGCGAGAAGTGCGGGGCCGGGCAGACCGGCCTCGTGCAGGGCGCGCGTCACGGTGAAGGCGACCATGGCACCGAGACCGTGCCCGTAGAGGACGTACGGCTCGGGGTGCGGGTCGGCGAACAAGGGCAGCACATCGGCGAGCAGCGCCTCATGGGTGGTCACCCGCGGTTCGGAGCGCCGCCGTTCGCCGCCCGGCAGGGGGACCGGGAGCACCTCGACCCCGGGGCCGGTGCTGGCGGCCCAGTGATCGAAGACCGAGAGGCCCCCCTCGGAGTGCGCGAAACAGTGCAGTCGCACCGACGGTCCGTCCGACATGGCATCCTCCTCTCCCGCCGCCCCTGGACACACGGGGGCGGGGTTCGAGAATCGCCGGACGACCTCAAAGACCGCTTGAGAGCGGGCGGAGGATTGCTTCCACCGGCTCGGCCGTACGGCCGAAGGGTGTGATCATGGAGAAGACTTCCCGTGCGGTGAGTTCGCGGAGCGGTCCGCCAGACGCGTTGCCGCAACCGCGTACGGTCCAGCGAACTCGGGCCCGCCCGCTGCACTCCCCACACCGCGTCGAGGCCGCGTTCCACCCGGCCACGGCCGATCCGACGGCCCGCCGATCCGACGGCGGGGCCTCTTCCGGCACCACCCGGCACCGCGGGGTCAGGCGCGGTCCCGGGACGGGACAGTGGTGGAAAACGACCTCTGAGTACGACTCGAGCCCCCGCTCCGGCCGGCCTCAGGCGGCGTAGAGATCGAAGGTCGAGCTGCGCCGGATACCGGCGGACACGTCCAGTTGCGGGTCGACGGCCAGCATCGCCTGGTGCAGCCGCTGCACCTGCGGTGAAGGCTCGACGCCCAGCTCCTCGATGAGCCGGATGCGCAGCTTGCGGTAGACGGACAGGGCCGATGCCTGCCGCCCCGACCGGTACAGCGCCACCATGGCCTGCGAGTGCAGACCCTCGTGCTGCGGGTAGCGCGCCGTCAGTTCGGCGAGCTCCGCGATGAGTTCGGAGTGCCTGCCGAGCCGCAGATCGGCGTCGATACGCCGCTCGACGGTGCCGAGTCGGCTCTCCTCCAGGCGCATGACCTCGATGCCGAGAATCGGCCCGACCCGTACGTCGACCAGTGCGGGACCGCGCCACAGTTCCAGCGCCTTGCGGAAACAATTGGCCGAAGTCTCGTCGTCCCCGGACTCGAACGCCGCCCGCCCTTCGGTGACCATGCGTTCGTACTCGTGGACGTCGACGCTCTCGGGCGATATCTGCAGCAGATACCCCCCGTGCCGGGTGGCCAGCACCTCCTTGGCCGCGCCGGGGACATCGGGTCCCATCGCGGTGCCCAGGCGCCGGCGCAGCTGCAGGATGTAGGTCTGCAGGGTGGTGAGCGCGCTCTGCGGTGGTTCGGTCCCCCATATCTCTTCCATGAGCATGGGGACAGGCATCACCCGTCCGGGGTAGAGAGCGAGCAGGGAAAGAATCTGCCGCGGCTTACCGGCCGTCGGGACAATCGACCCCCCGTTGACCTCGGCACTCAACGGACCCAGAACTTGAATCTTCACTGCTTTCCTCCGTACCTCGTCGAGTTCCTCTCGTGGCTGAATTCCGTCACCGTCAGCACACTAGCCGGATTCGCGCCACACCCGACTTTCCTCAACCGGAGCTTGAGGGTGTTTCAACTGAAGGCCACGGTCCGGAAATTGATCCACTCAAGGGCATGTAAACGACGACTGGAAGTAGGCGTGCCCGCATTATCACGGAACGGTCCGCCGGGTTACCTTTTCCATTGAATTCCGTTGCCGAGAACCCGAATTGCGGAACGCACGGCACCGTTTCGACGAAGGGGCCGTTTCGGCCCGATGCCGCCCCTCCCCCGGCATGGGGCCGCAGGCGTTCGGGCGAGGAAGCCGCGTCTCAGCGGCACGGGGACGTCCGCGCGCGGACGAGAGGTGCGACGGACCCGGTGGGCGTCACGGGCGTCAGGAGAACATGCGTCGCGGCATCAGCCGGACAAGGGGGCAGGCCTGGCCCGGCGTTCGGGCCCGCACATGCCGCTTCCCAAGGCGTCGGCGAACCGGACGGACCGGCCGCGCGAAGACCCTGGGAAGAGGGATGGCACTCAACTCGTGGGAACGAGACGCTCCTTGCCGGTCTTGGGCGCCGGCACCGTGGTCTCGGGGTTGGCCGTGAGGATGGACCGCTGCAGGCGCCGCAGCCCTGCCGACGGCTCCAGGCCGAGGTCCCGGACCAGCGTGGCGCGGAGCCGCTGGTAGACCTCCAGGGCCTCTCCGCGCCGCCCGGAGCGGTACAGCGCGAGCATGAACTGGCCGTGCAGGCTCTCATGAGTGCGGTAACGATTCACCAGAACGGTCAGCTCGGCCAGCAGCTCACGGTGACGTCCCAGTCGCAGATCGGCCTCGATGCGCTGGTCCAGCGCACACAGCCGGCTCTCCTCAAGACGCTTGATCTCCATGTCCAACTGCGCCCCGGCCTGGACGTCCGCGAAGGCGGTCCCCGACCACAGCATCAGCGCTTCCCGCAACTGCCGCGCGGCACCGGGGAAGTCACCCGCGTCCATGGCCCGGTATCCCACGCCCGCAAGGCGCTCGAAGGTGCGCACGTCGCTCTCGCCGTCACCGCTGACCAGCATGTAGCCACTGGGCATCGTCACCAGCACGTCCTTGGCGGTACGCCGCCTGCTCTCCCCCTCCATGCCGTCCTGCTCGTCCTTCTCCACGGCCACGGCGATGAGTTCACGCAGCTGGAGGACGTATGTCTGCAAGGTGGTGCGGGCGCTGCGCGGCGGCGTGGTGCCCCACAGTTCCTCGATCAGTGCGGAGACGGGCACCACCCGGTCGGCGTGCAGCGCCAGCAGTGCCAGCACCTGCCGCGGCTTGGGAGCCGTCGGGGTGATGGAGATTCCGTTCTCCTGTACGGCCAATGCGCCGAGTACCTCGATGTCCACGCGATCTCCCCTGTCTTATGCCCGAGTGCTCCGGTCGGTTCGCGGCCGTCAACAGATGTCGGTCCGGCGCCATGGCAAGACTAAAAACAGCACGAGCGGTCTGTCAATACCAAACCGCATATCCTGTATTTTCTTAGCGGAGACGTAGGGGTAACAGGCCTCTGACCAGCATCTATTCGAGATCTCCAGCGGGAACCAAGGGGGCCTCAAGTCGGCCTCCAGGGAACAACCGCGAGGTGGAGGCAGAAATCGATCTTAAAACAGACCTTGCGGTCTGCTAAGGCTCGAGGTCAGCCCGAGGTGCGCTCCGCCGAGGGGACGACGGCAGTCGGCCGCGAGCCGGAGCTCACCAGCCGGTCCAGGTCCTGCCGGCCGGCGAGCCGCGGCAGGATCACCTCCCAGAAGCGGGTGACGTTCTGCCGCGACAGCCAGGAGGTGTCATCGCCGCCCAGGACCTCGAAGCCGACGGTCGCGGCGACGATGACGCGGGCGCTGTCCGACCAGGACACGCCTTCTGCCAGAGCACCGTTGCGATCGGCCCGGCGGAGGCTGTCCTCGACCCAGTGCCGCCACTGCGTGCGAAGGGAGGGCTCCCCCCGGCGGGTGGTGTCGCCCGCGAGTTCGAAGCCGCCGCGGACGACGGTGTCGTGGGTGAGACTGCGTGTCAGCTCGTGGGTGGCGTCCACCACCGCCTGGAGCGATTCC
This window contains:
- a CDS encoding thioesterase II family protein; this encodes MSDGPSVRLHCFAHSEGGLSVFDHWAASTGPGVEVLPVPLPGGERRRSEPRVTTHEALLADVLPLFADPHPEPYVLYGHGLGAMVAFTVTRALHEAGLPGPALLAVGACPPPDTPSELPDARGATDAELLHVLGGKGAVPAQSDEGIWLRAMLPVLRADLELAQALEEAARKPSAAGPLTTPVLVVASRENPLAPPTIADGWRQWTQGPTWLRTVPGHHFFGRGRELPRLLGRAGRVTGRLARESVPVG
- a CDS encoding AfsR/SARP family transcriptional regulator, which encodes MKIQVLGPLSAEVNGGSIVPTAGKPRQILSLLALYPGRVMPVPMLMEEIWGTEPPQSALTTLQTYILQLRRRLGTAMGPDVPGAAKEVLATRHGGYLLQISPESVDVHEYERMVTEGRAAFESGDDETSANCFRKALELWRGPALVDVRVGPILGIEVMRLEESRLGTVERRIDADLRLGRHSELIAELAELTARYPQHEGLHSQAMVALYRSGRQASALSVYRKLRIRLIEELGVEPSPQVQRLHQAMLAVDPQLDVSAGIRRSSTFDLYAA
- a CDS encoding AfsR/SARP family transcriptional regulator — its product is MDIEVLGALAVQENGISITPTAPKPRQVLALLALHADRVVPVSALIEELWGTTPPRSARTTLQTYVLQLRELIAVAVEKDEQDGMEGESRRRTAKDVLVTMPSGYMLVSGDGESDVRTFERLAGVGYRAMDAGDFPGAARQLREALMLWSGTAFADVQAGAQLDMEIKRLEESRLCALDQRIEADLRLGRHRELLAELTVLVNRYRTHESLHGQFMLALYRSGRRGEALEVYQRLRATLVRDLGLEPSAGLRRLQRSILTANPETTVPAPKTGKERLVPTS
- a CDS encoding ScbR family autoregulator-binding transcription factor, whose amino-acid sequence is MVKQERAARTRQALIQAAAEVFAEEGFVTASLSTISKRAGVSNGALHFHFANKGMLADAVEAEAAKAVRLITEAARAWQGESLQAVVDATHELTRSLTHDTVVRGGFELAGDTTRRGEPSLRTQWRHWVEDSLRRADRNGALAEGVSWSDSARVIVAATVGFEVLGGDDTSWLSRQNVTRFWEVILPRLAGRQDLDRLVSSGSRPTAVVPSAERTSG